Genomic segment of Sphingopyxis sp. QXT-31:
CGGCGTCGCGGGGGTCGGCACGCTCGCCGAATTCCTGGCGGACAAGATCGCGTGGGTCGATTCGGCATGGGATGCCGTCCACACGGTGATCCGCCCGCTGGGCGGCGCGCTGCTCGCGCTGGCGCTCGTCGACAGTTCGGACCCCGCGTGGCAGGTGATCGCCTTCCTGCTCGGCGGCGGCGGCGCGCTGGTCAGCCATGGTGCCAAGGCGACGACGCGCGCGGTGGTCAATGCCAGCCCCGAGCCGTTCAGCAATGTCGTGGTGTCGACCGGCGAGGATGTCGCGACGGGCGGGCTGCTGGCGCTCGCGATCGCCTATCCGCCGGTC
This window contains:
- a CDS encoding DUF4126 domain-containing protein, which gives rise to MGIVEILGVAGSLSLLAGWRLYLTILATGIAMHFGWLPLPEHLQALQILANPWVLGVAGVGTLAEFLADKIAWVDSAWDAVHTVIRPLGGALLALALVDSSDPAWQVIAFLLGGGGALVSHGAKATTRAVVNASPEPFSNVVVSTGEDVATGGLLALAIAYPPVAIVITVLMLVAGVIVIIALRRLLRNIKATLKRTLGDEPAAEPPLG